The genomic region TGCATAACGACCGCCATCCGGCTTATTGCCTGTTCCTCACCCTCGATCCGGCCACAGTGGATGTCAACGTGCACCCCGCCAAGACCGAAGTGCGTTTTCGCGACAGCCGGGCCGTGCACCAGTTTTTATATCACGCCATCAACAAGGCCTTGGCCGGATGCGCCGGTGACAACCCGGCGGCACACGCGCAACTGGCAGGTACATCCGGTCATGCAGCGCAGCCGGCCGGCAATCCACCCGTTGCGCAACCGGCATTTGCCGCTCGCACGGCATACAACCCGCCCCATCAGACCAATATGCCGTTAGGCATAGCGCAACCGGCCGGATTCTACGAGATGATGACGCGCGACATGCCGTCGCCGCATGCCGCGCCGGCCATTCCGCCAGTCGATGTTGCCGCCACCCGACCTCATCCCCTGGGTTACGCCATCGGGCAGATCCACGGCGTTTATATCCTCGCGCAAAATCAGGAAGGGTTGGTGCTGGTGGACATGCATGCGGCGCACGAGCGCATCATGTACGAGAAGCTCAAAACCGCGCTCGATCAACAAGCTATCGCCAGCCAGCCATTGCTCATTCCGGTTGCGATCAGCGCCGATGCGCTGGACGTGACCGCCGCCGCTGAACACGCCGATACCTTGGCGGCGATGGGTTTTGAGATCGCACCACTGTCGCCTGCCAGTCTGGCTATCCGTGCCGTGCCGCAACTATTGCAGAACGCCGATCCGGCGCAGCTTGCGCGCGATTTGCTGCGCGAACTGCGCGAATCCGGCGCCAGTCACGTCCTTACCGAACAGCGCAATGAACTGCTCGGTACGCTGGCCTGTCATAGCGCCGTGCGCGCCAACCGCCAACTGAGCATCACCGAAATGAACGCACTGCTGCGCGATATGGAAACCACCGAACGCGCCAATCAGTGTAACCACGGTCGCCCGACCTGGTTCCAGATCAGTCTGGCAGAGCTGGACAAGATGTTTATGCGCGGGAAGTAACGAATCAGTAACGCTTGTCGATGTGCGGCGCATCCGTCGCCGCACCCGGTATGAGGAAATGAGCGCTGCCGGCCGGGCTGGCATAGCGCACAGCGAGTTTCCAGCCCTCTCCGGATTTCTTCCAGACGTCCACCATGTAGATATCACCCGACGCCTTTTTAGCCTTATCCTGTTTCAGCAGGAAACTGACGACAGCGACGACGTCGTAATCATGCACTGCCATTTGCCGGATATCGCAAGCTGCAGTACCGCGATTATCAGACCGATATCGATCTAACCATTGCGCACGCGGTATCGGGTTGCCGGGCATGGCGCCCACCCGCATTTCGAAATCGTCAGCCAGCAGTGTGTCTATGGTACCGCCATCGCCCTTGCGGATATGCTGGTCCAGATCACATTCAAGCCCGCTGAAGATCTTTACCAGCCGCGTGACTGTGGGGATGGAAACCTGCACACCACCGGGTTGCGCAGCAAACGTCGCTGTGCTCGACAAGGCGACCGCAAGTATCGCCAATAATGAAACGTATTTTTTCATTGCAACCACCTTATGGCCCGACCGCATGCATTCCCCAGCATAAGCGCCAATGCGCGCTAATACGCTAATGTGCACAAGCCGCCCGAAGCATTAAGCCAGTTCTGCTGAATCAGAAAATCGCGCGCGCCCAGCTTCATATTGGCTTGCGAGCCATTGCTGACGGTATAGGTGGTGCCGAATTTCCACGCGCATTTATCAGCGTTTTCCTGTCCCAACGTGTCATACCAGGCATTCAGATCAGGATCCGTCACCGCCTCTTCCAGCTCATGAGCAAGCACGCTGGCCATGCCATCCGCCCCCGCATTCCCGTTAGGACTGGTGGTTTGCGCTTCACACGCACTCGGGCAGCGATCAGGATTGCCCACGAATGAATATTTGATATCCTGGCCCGCTATCGAACCATGGGTATGCCATCCGCAGTAGGAAGTACAAAAACCGGAAGTCTCATTGACGTCAGCGGAGGTCAGGACAAAATAGACTGCATTGGGATCTGCCGGCAAGGCGCCGCTGGTGATGGCGTTGCTCACCACCGCGGTCACATCGGCATCAGCCAGCGCAGTGCCATGTGAATAGTTATCGGTTACGCTTTGCTTGAACAGCGTCGCATTGGTTACTGCAACCGAGCTGCCGTTGTAATAAGTAGTGTTGATATTGTAATAGGGCGATCCGCTCAAACCGGTCGCCAGATCGGGCAATATGCTGGTCGCGGTATTGCCGGCCCAGTTGCCGTACCAGATATAATAAACATTCGTCGTGCCCAGTATTAGCGGACCGCCGTGATAATTGATGCCGTTGGCGCCCTGCTTTTTCCTGCCGGTCGCTACTGCATAACCCTGCCCGGCTGGCGGCTTTTCTCCCCAGCCCTTGCCGGTCGGCCTATTATCGACTTCCCATGATTTATGCGTATCTTGCAAAATCGCCCCGCGAACCAGTTCGGCATTTGCGGAAGGCGGGGCCATCAAACCCAGCATTGCAATACAAATAACATTAGCGGTTTTGTAACACATACGGTGCTCCCCTTTATAATCGTGATTTTTAAACTGTTGTTCGGCAAGTTATTATTTTTATAGACTTCTTCAGCGTCTTCATCAGCGTAGATCATGCCTTAACTACCGTCAAGGTCTGCTTCAATCAGAATATCCGTCTTATGTAATCGCGCCATGTGCGACGCCAATTCCACTGACACTGCATGATTTTATTATTCTGTCCCGGCTTTCTGTTACAATGCGCGCTCTCGTTATGCATGCTCCAGTCCTCGTGTAACGATTCTGGTTTATTCTCTTCATCTGCCTGCCCTAGACTGGCGTTACGCACAACGTAACGACAGGCCGATCTGTTTTTCAGGAAATTTATGTCTTTTGCTACCCTGGGCTTGTCCGAAGCCATCGTTCGCGCTGTTACTGAGCGCGGTTATACCGAACCTACCCCTATTCAGGCGCAAGCCATTCCCGTCGTCCTTAACGGCGGCGATCTGCTGGGCGGCGCCCAGACCGGCACCGGCAAGACCGCCGGATTTGTATTGCCGATATTGCACCGCTTGTCCACTACGCCAGCCAAAGCTGCCGGCCGCGCACCGATCCGTGCGCTGATCCTGACCCCGACCCGCGAACTTGCGGCCCAGGTCGAAGAAAGCGTACGCGAATACGGCAAATACCTGCCGCTCAATTCAATGATGATGTTCGGCGGCGTCAATATCAATCCGCAGATACAGAAACTGCGCGGCCGTGTCGATATTCTGGTGGCAACGCCGGGACGACTGCTCGACCACGCCCAGCAAAAGACCGTCGATCTGTCGCAAGTCGAGATCCTGGTGCTGGACGAAGCCGACCGCATGCTCGACATGGGTTTCATCCGCGACATCAAGAAAGTCATGGCGCTCATCCCCAAACAACGCCAGACATTGCTGTTCTCGGCGACGTTCTCGGATGAGATCAAAACGCTGGCAGACAGCCTGCTGATCAAGCCCGCCACTATCGAAGTGGCACGCCGCAACGCCACCAATACACTCATCGCTCAAAGAGCCTACGCTGTCGACCGTGAGCGCAAGCGCGAGCTGCTCACCAAACTGATCAAGGATAACAACTGGTTTCAGGTACTGGTATTCACCCGCACCAAACACGCGGCGAACCGCCTGGCCGAAAACCTCGACAAGGACGGCATCCCCGCGATGGCGATCCACGGCAACAAGAGCCAGGCCGCGCGTACCCGTGCGCTGAAAACATTCAAGGACGGCACTCTGCAGGTGCTGGTGGCGACCGACATCGCTGCGCGCGGTATCGACATCAGCGAACTGCCGCACGTCGTCAACTTCGAACTGCCCAACGTCGCTGAAGATTATGTGCACCGCATCGGCCGGACCGGACGTGCAGGCAGCGAAGGCGAAGCCACCTCGCTGGTGTGCGTCGACGAACTCAAGCTGCTCACTGCCATCGAACGCCTGACCAAGACCCAGATCATCGCCGAAGTATTCCCCGGCTTCGAAGTCGACCCGCGCATCAAGGCCGAACCGATACTGAATGGCAGCCAACGCGGCGGCAATCAGAGTGGTCAGAACCGCCGCCCTGCTGCAGGCAACGCCGGCAATCGTACCGCAGCCAAACCGGCGGCACGAGCCCCGAGCAGCCCGCATCGCAGCGGCGGGCGCGGACGTTAAATCGCGGTATAATCCGGCCATTGATACTCATAATGGTCATATAAGCCACACATGGTCTCCCGATTCAACTCGCGCATTGCGCTTGCCATTGC from Sulfuriferula sp. AH1 harbors:
- the mutL gene encoding DNA mismatch repair endonuclease MutL, encoding MPTIQLLPDLLISQIAAGEVVERPASALKELLENSLDAGATEIRVHLELGGTQLIRVADNGVGIEQAQLGLALARHATSKIASLEDLERVASLGFRGEALASIASVARVRLASRTLTAAHAFEIRADGAAPGELQPTALAAGTTIEVRDMFFNTPARRKFLKSAATEYAHCDETFRRIALARPDVTFSLHHNDRVVQHWRAHSMAERIAAVLGADFTHAAVDIAEIAAGLSLHGMSALPAYSRANRDAQYVFVNGRFVRDKLLAHALRQAYRDVLHNDRHPAYCLFLTLDPATVDVNVHPAKTEVRFRDSRAVHQFLYHAINKALAGCAGDNPAAHAQLAGTSGHAAQPAGNPPVAQPAFAARTAYNPPHQTNMPLGIAQPAGFYEMMTRDMPSPHAAPAIPPVDVAATRPHPLGYAIGQIHGVYILAQNQEGLVLVDMHAAHERIMYEKLKTALDQQAIASQPLLIPVAISADALDVTAAAEHADTLAAMGFEIAPLSPASLAIRAVPQLLQNADPAQLARDLLRELRESGASHVLTEQRNELLGTLACHSAVRANRQLSITEMNALLRDMETTERANQCNHGRPTWFQISLAELDKMFMRGK
- a CDS encoding nuclear transport factor 2 family protein — encoded protein: MKKYVSLLAILAVALSSTATFAAQPGGVQVSIPTVTRLVKIFSGLECDLDQHIRKGDGGTIDTLLADDFEMRVGAMPGNPIPRAQWLDRYRSDNRGTAACDIRQMAVHDYDVVAVVSFLLKQDKAKKASGDIYMVDVWKKSGEGWKLAVRYASPAGSAHFLIPGAATDAPHIDKRY
- a CDS encoding DEAD/DEAH box helicase, yielding MSFATLGLSEAIVRAVTERGYTEPTPIQAQAIPVVLNGGDLLGGAQTGTGKTAGFVLPILHRLSTTPAKAAGRAPIRALILTPTRELAAQVEESVREYGKYLPLNSMMMFGGVNINPQIQKLRGRVDILVATPGRLLDHAQQKTVDLSQVEILVLDEADRMLDMGFIRDIKKVMALIPKQRQTLLFSATFSDEIKTLADSLLIKPATIEVARRNATNTLIAQRAYAVDRERKRELLTKLIKDNNWFQVLVFTRTKHAANRLAENLDKDGIPAMAIHGNKSQAARTRALKTFKDGTLQVLVATDIAARGIDISELPHVVNFELPNVAEDYVHRIGRTGRAGSEGEATSLVCVDELKLLTAIERLTKTQIIAEVFPGFEVDPRIKAEPILNGSQRGGNQSGQNRRPAAGNAGNRTAAKPAARAPSSPHRSGGRGR